Proteins from one Telopea speciosissima isolate NSW1024214 ecotype Mountain lineage chromosome 1, Tspe_v1, whole genome shotgun sequence genomic window:
- the LOC122659944 gene encoding transcription factor MYB1-like, with the protein MKKGNYSSAKRRRPWTPEEDLQLKKCVEKHGQCCWHLVPSRAGIERCRKSCRLRWLNYLCPNIKRGEFTDDEDDLIFRLHKLLGNRWSLIAGRLPGRTANDIKNHWNCHLVKKIVVSNVVNKNEIHNEKVHQVIKPKPWLPPKNIQCHPENEVGMLLMTPPRFTDKPVRRWDSLISNEEEADNIVVPGDTEEVVVKQQPLIGNSSWFDGMELLDQLPAEGNAFMAEGCDWEVLTTHDNFHRSDWFHTL; encoded by the exons ATGAAGAAGGGTAATTATTCCTCTGCTAAAAGAAGACGCCCATGGACTCCTGAAGAAGATTTGCAGCTCAAGAAATGTGTCGAGAAGCATGGCCAATGCTGCTGGCATCTTGTTCCTTCCAGGGCAG GCATAGAGAGGTGCCGAAAGAGTTGTAGACTGAGATGGTTGAACTATTTGTGTCCGAACATCAAGCGAGGGGAATTCACTGACGACGAAGATGACCTTATCTTCAGGCTTCATAAGCTCTTAGGCAACAG ATGGTCTTTGATTGCTGGAAGACTCCCAGGTAGGACAGCCAACGACATAAAGAATCACTGGAACTGCCATTTGGTGAAAAAAATTGTTGTTTCTAATGTagtaaataaaaatgaaatccaTAATGAGAAGGTTCATCAAGTCATAAAGCCAAAACCTTGGCTTCCGCCCAAGAATATACAGTGTCATCCAGAGAATGAAGTGGGCATGTTATTGATGACACCTCCAAGGTTTACAGACAAGCCTGTGAGGCGTTGGGACAGTTTGATTAGCAACGAAGAGGAAGCAGATAACATAGTTGTCCCTGGAGACACAGAAGAGGTGGTGGTGAAGCAGCAACCCCTAATTGGCAATAGCTCTTGGTTTGATGGTATGGAGCTTCTTGATCAGTTACCTGCTGAGGGTAATGCCTTTATGGCAGAAGGCTGTGATTGGGAGGTCCTCACTACCCATGACAACTTTCATCGCAGTGATTGGTTCCATACGCTATAa